CAGTAATTGAATATCCCCATGTCGAAGGCTGTTGAGGGTTTGAGCTGCATGAGGCCGCAGGCCCCTGAGCAGGAGATTGCCGAGGGATTGAAGCTGGACTCGACCTCTATGATGGCCTTTATTATGTAAGGATTTACGCCGTAAAGCTTTGCGTGCCTGAGGATTATCGGTGAGATATCTTCCCTGACCTTTTTTCTCACGTACCGGGCTGCCCGCTCTGCCGTTCCTGAGCGGGAGGAGAGGGAACGGCGGCGGTGATCGCTGCCGGGAGTCGCGGAGCTTTTCTCGGTCTCGAGGGGCACCTTTTTCAGCACGGTAATATAGAGAGAAGGGAAGTTGAGGTATGCCTCGTCAGAGGTGTAATTCCAGTTCCCCGTCGATGACACGTCCTTGCCGCTGCCCTGGGAGCCCGGAACCTTCTCTTCCACGATGCCTCTGATGATGAGCTGCTCCATGTCGCCGTCTATGACAAGCGGTGCGCTCTCTTCCTGTGCTTCCACAACAGCGGGATTCTGGTCCTCCTGTG
This sequence is a window from Candidatus Eremiobacterota bacterium. Protein-coding genes within it:
- a CDS encoding lytic transglycosylase domain-containing protein encodes the protein MTAKLYFAAFMLAIFACSVFTAPASAQQFSQEDQNPAVVEAQEESAPLVIDGDMEQLIIRGIVEEKVPGSQGSGKDVSSTGNWNYTSDEAYLNFPSLYITVLKKVPLETEKSSATPGSDHRRRSLSSRSGTAERAARYVRKKVREDISPIILRHAKLYGVNPYIIKAIIEVESSFNPSAISCSGACGLMQLKPSTAFDMGIFNYWNPEKNIEAGTKYIRLMLDKFGNLKTALAAYNQGPGAVSRAGNVPPNNTARHYIWKVLKALEK